One Thermanaerothrix sp. DNA segment encodes these proteins:
- a CDS encoding anion transporter, whose product MEPSVLIFAVSYLILAVGQPPILRIDRTGAVIIGASLMVFVGAISTEDAYKSIDYRTLATLFGLMVLVAHFRLSGTVNLLSAWLLKRAGTPNGLLIFVITTAGALSALFVNDTICLLFTPMLLRLTYSMGTDPRPHLLALCMAANVGSASTITGNPQNLIIGLASGISYGKFFVNMLIPSAVGLILTYFVIRMSYREQLTAPTTHLRDDESFPYHKAMVIKFTILSTACLAGFFSGLPIEVVSMAIASCFLITRRVKPEKVYQMIDFKLLLLFIGLFVIMGGFQRSKAFAWLSSFSAVALTGSTSLSLISAGLSNLVSNVPAVMLLKPLVKAMDLGDRGWLILAMSSTFAGNLTVLGSIANIIVIEGASGRVRISSLEHLNVGLPVTIGSIAFGIWWLNNFYIR is encoded by the coding sequence TTGGAACCATCGGTTTTGATCTTTGCCGTTTCCTATCTGATCCTCGCGGTGGGACAACCCCCAATCCTCCGCATAGACCGCACAGGGGCGGTCATAATAGGCGCCTCTCTAATGGTGTTCGTGGGGGCCATTTCAACGGAGGATGCATATAAATCCATAGACTACAGAACTCTGGCCACCCTATTCGGCCTTATGGTGCTGGTGGCACACTTCAGGCTATCCGGGACGGTAAACCTGCTGTCCGCTTGGCTACTTAAACGGGCAGGAACACCCAATGGCCTCCTCATCTTCGTCATCACCACCGCAGGGGCGCTGTCAGCCCTATTCGTAAACGATACCATATGCCTTTTGTTCACCCCCATGCTGCTAAGGTTAACCTACTCAATGGGGACCGACCCAAGACCTCATCTACTGGCCCTGTGCATGGCAGCCAACGTGGGAAGCGCTTCCACCATAACAGGAAACCCTCAAAACCTTATCATAGGCTTGGCTTCCGGCATCAGCTACGGGAAGTTCTTCGTGAACATGTTGATCCCATCCGCAGTGGGGCTTATCCTAACTTACTTTGTCATCAGGATGTCTTACAGGGAGCAGTTGACCGCACCAACGACACACCTAAGGGATGACGAAAGCTTCCCATACCACAAAGCCATGGTCATAAAGTTCACCATTTTAAGCACCGCTTGCCTGGCGGGCTTCTTCTCGGGATTGCCCATAGAGGTGGTTTCCATGGCCATAGCGTCGTGCTTCCTGATAACACGGCGAGTAAAACCCGAAAAGGTCTACCAGATGATAGACTTCAAGCTCCTGCTCCTTTTCATAGGTTTGTTCGTGATAATGGGTGGCTTCCAGAGGTCTAAGGCATTTGCATGGCTATCCAGCTTCAGCGCCGTAGCTTTGACAGGGAGCACCTCCCTATCTCTTATATCCGCCGGGTTGTCTAACCTGGTAAGCAACGTCCCCGCAGTTATGCTCCTCAAACCCCTGGTAAAAGCCATGGACCTTGGAGATAGGGGATGGCTAATCCTAGCCATGAGCTCCACCTTCGCAGGAAACCTCACCGTACTTGGATCCATAGCTAACATAATAGTCATTGAAGGCGCATCCGGCAGGGTCAGAATATCCTCCCTGGAACACCTCAATGTCGGGCTTCCAGTAACAATCGGCAGCATAGCTTTCGGCATCTGGTGGCTGAACAATTTCTACATCAGATGA
- the speD gene encoding adenosylmethionine decarboxylase, producing MKKIKKLKKLKLYGFNNLTKSLSFNLYDICYAKTPEHRNAYIDYIDEEYNATRLTTILTEVANIIGANILNVAYQDYDPQGASVALLISEEKVGESQGDHCQDQDEGESPGPLPQTYLAHLDKSHITVHTYPESHPDRGVCTFRADIDVSTCGRISPLKALNYLLHTFSPDIAIIDYRVRGFTRDISGEKFFLDHKINSIQNFISKDTRELYQFIDVNIYQENIFNTKMIIKDFDLDNYLFGTGKKSLLPGEKKRIKQEIKKEMAEIFAGRNLPSF from the coding sequence ATGAAGAAGATCAAGAAGCTTAAGAAGTTGAAGCTTTACGGCTTCAACAACCTGACTAAGTCCTTGAGCTTCAACCTGTACGATATATGCTACGCTAAAACTCCGGAGCATCGCAACGCTTACATAGACTACATAGATGAGGAGTACAACGCCACCCGGTTGACCACCATACTTACAGAGGTGGCCAACATCATTGGGGCTAATATTTTGAACGTAGCCTACCAGGATTACGATCCCCAGGGAGCAAGTGTGGCGTTGCTTATATCGGAGGAGAAGGTGGGGGAGAGCCAGGGGGACCACTGTCAGGACCAGGATGAAGGCGAGAGTCCCGGACCCCTCCCTCAGACCTATCTTGCTCATCTGGACAAGAGCCATATAACGGTTCACACCTATCCGGAGAGCCATCCAGACCGTGGTGTATGTACGTTCAGGGCCGACATAGACGTCTCAACCTGCGGCAGGATATCGCCCCTTAAGGCCCTCAACTACCTGTTGCACACCTTCTCCCCGGATATTGCCATCATAGACTATCGGGTGAGGGGCTTTACACGGGACATATCGGGGGAGAAGTTCTTCCTGGATCATAAGATAAACTCCATACAGAACTTCATATCCAAGGATACCCGGGAGCTTTATCAGTTTATTGATGTTAATATATACCAAGAGAACATATTTAACACGAAGATGATAATAAAGGACTTTGATCTGGATAACTATCTTTTTGGTACCGGAAAGAAGTCGCTTCTCCCGGGGGAGAAGAAGCGTATAAAGCAGGAGATTAAGAAGGAAATGGCGGAGATATTTGCGGGGCGCAACCTGCCGTCTTTTTAA
- a CDS encoding nucleoside deaminase → MDLSFMGEALLEARAAFESGDVPVGAVVVMDGLVVGRGRNVREVDRDPFGHAEMVAIRDACSRLRTWRLDGASLYVTLEPCVMCAGAILQSRIGEVHFSLRDPRAGACGSLYDVLRDPRQPFRCRVFEGDGAEESRRLLWAFFESRRGSRSGQPAAL, encoded by the coding sequence ATGGACCTTTCCTTTATGGGTGAGGCCCTCCTGGAGGCTAGGGCTGCTTTTGAATCTGGCGATGTGCCGGTTGGGGCGGTTGTGGTGATGGACGGTCTAGTCGTGGGCCGGGGTAGGAACGTGAGGGAAGTGGACCGAGATCCATTTGGGCATGCGGAGATGGTGGCCATAAGGGATGCCTGTTCTCGCCTTAGGACTTGGCGTCTGGACGGAGCTTCACTCTACGTGACGTTGGAGCCCTGTGTTATGTGCGCTGGTGCCATATTGCAGAGCCGTATAGGGGAGGTCCACTTTTCGTTGAGGGACCCAAGGGCTGGGGCGTGCGGATCCCTTTATGATGTGCTTAGGGATCCGAGGCAGCCCTTCCGTTGCAGGGTGTTCGAGGGTGATGGGGCTGAGGAGTCGCGGCGTTTGCTGTGGGCATTTTTCGAATCCCGCAGGGGCTCCAGATCTGGACAACCTGCGGCGCTTTGA